A genomic window from Yoonia rosea includes:
- a CDS encoding segregation and condensation protein A has translation MQGEDFQEDTISVSERVAAEALIVDVGAFEGPLDLLLTLSRTQKVDLRQISILALAEQYLAFVEQAKRLRLELAADYLVMAAWLAFLKSRLLLPPDPSEEGPSGEELAAHLAFQLERLEAMRNAAAQLMARDQLGRDFFARGITEDVQRVRRVTYTATLLDLMQGYARIRTRDDFRPFVMDRQHVMTMEQALERMRSLIGFAGNWTDIVSYLPDGWDADPQRRRSTTAATFAASLELAKEGKIEIRQGEMFAPIEIRKKDPRDG, from the coding sequence ATGCAGGGCGAAGATTTCCAGGAAGACACGATCAGTGTCAGCGAGCGTGTCGCCGCTGAGGCCTTGATCGTTGATGTGGGCGCATTCGAGGGCCCGCTCGATCTGTTGTTGACGCTGTCGCGCACACAGAAAGTGGACCTGCGCCAGATTTCCATTCTGGCTTTGGCCGAACAATATCTGGCCTTTGTGGAACAGGCCAAGCGGCTGCGTCTGGAACTTGCTGCGGATTATCTGGTGATGGCGGCCTGGCTTGCCTTCCTCAAATCGCGGCTCTTGCTGCCACCTGACCCGTCCGAGGAGGGGCCGTCCGGCGAGGAATTGGCGGCACACCTTGCGTTCCAGTTGGAACGGCTCGAGGCGATGCGCAATGCCGCAGCCCAATTGATGGCGCGCGATCAGTTAGGCCGCGATTTTTTTGCACGCGGGATCACCGAAGACGTGCAGCGCGTCCGCCGCGTGACCTATACCGCGACGCTGCTGGACCTGATGCAGGGCTATGCCCGTATCCGCACCCGCGACGATTTCCGCCCCTTTGTGATGGACCGTCAGCATGTGATGACGATGGAACAGGCGCTGGAGCGGATGCGGTCGCTGATCGGCTTTGCGGGCAACTGGACCGATATTGTAAGCTACCTTCCCGATGGCTGGGATGCCGACCCGCAACGCCGCCGCTCGACCACTGCGGCAACCTTTGCCGCTTCGTTGGAACTGGCGAAAGAAGGCAAAATAGAAATCCGGCAGGGCGAGATGTTCGCCCCGATCGAAATCCGCAAGAAAGACCCGCGTGATGGCTAA
- a CDS encoding glycoside hydrolase family 3 N-terminal domain-containing protein, producing the protein MNATIFGPEGLKITDWERGFFREVQPLGFILFARNIDNPDQLRRLTHSLREAVQRDAMILIDQEGGRVQRMRSPHWREYLPALDQMARATDPLRAHWVRNRLIAVELHDVGIDANCAPLADIAEEATHPVLKNRLYGYDVQTVVEACRVCADAHLAGGVLPVLKHIPGYGRAAVDSHKDLPRVDAPRPELDAWDFAPFAALSDLPMGMTAHIVFSDIDPANPATTSAKMMEVIRKGIGFDGLLMTDDLSMEALSGTVAQRAAASIAAGCDIILHCNGKADEMAAVAQASGVMTDAAITRANRALALRKTPANIDIGALEAELGRHLG; encoded by the coding sequence ATGAATGCGACGATTTTCGGCCCCGAGGGGCTGAAGATCACGGATTGGGAACGCGGCTTTTTCCGCGAGGTCCAGCCGCTTGGCTTTATCCTTTTTGCGCGCAATATCGACAACCCTGACCAGTTGCGCCGCCTGACGCATAGTCTGCGCGAAGCGGTCCAGCGCGACGCGATGATCCTGATTGATCAAGAGGGCGGGCGCGTTCAGCGGATGCGGAGCCCGCATTGGCGCGAATACCTGCCTGCCTTGGACCAGATGGCGCGCGCCACTGATCCGCTGCGGGCCCATTGGGTCCGCAACCGGTTGATCGCCGTAGAACTGCATGACGTCGGGATTGATGCCAATTGCGCCCCCTTGGCCGATATCGCCGAAGAGGCAACGCATCCGGTCCTGAAAAACCGCCTTTACGGGTATGATGTGCAGACCGTCGTTGAGGCCTGCCGCGTCTGTGCGGACGCGCATCTGGCCGGTGGGGTACTGCCGGTGCTGAAACATATCCCGGGATACGGGCGGGCGGCGGTGGATAGCCACAAGGACCTGCCGCGTGTGGATGCGCCGCGGCCGGAATTGGACGCATGGGATTTCGCGCCTTTTGCGGCGCTGTCCGATCTGCCGATGGGGATGACTGCGCATATCGTGTTCTCGGATATCGATCCCGCCAATCCCGCCACAACATCCGCTAAAATGATGGAAGTGATCCGCAAGGGCATTGGTTTCGATGGTCTTTTGATGACCGATGATCTGTCGATGGAGGCGCTCTCGGGGACGGTCGCGCAGCGTGCAGCGGCCAGCATTGCGGCGGGCTGTGATATTATCCTGCATTGCAACGGCAAGGCGGATGAAATGGCGGCGGTAGCACAGGCGTCGGGCGTGATGACGGACGCGGCCATAACCCGCGCAAATCGTGCTTTGGCATTGCGAAAAACACCTGCAAATATTGACATCGGGGCGCTGGAAGCGGAACTTGGCCGTCACTTAGGCTGA
- a CDS encoding SPOR domain-containing protein: protein MAVYDDGFARAASEPRSTSLVNFAGAAFSLALILGVSFWGYKLIVRDVSGIPVVRAMEGDMRVLPDNPGGGVAAHTGLSVNEVAAMGEAGGPEDRLVLAPRTAGLSPEDLDVQPAQEVISTVSAAIEDVTAGFEAEVFENETIAAPEVQDDATALAAQLAALSTEPPLAQAEAAQDPRVVPSTVPGVATSVRPVIRPANMRIPAPVAAATAAPATSEVAVTTATFPVGTNLVQLGAFPNPSLAAAEWDRLQSQFGKLMAGRERVIQVSNQSSATWYRLRASGFEDRAEARRLCAALQAEGAECIAVVVN from the coding sequence ATGGCAGTATACGATGACGGGTTCGCCCGGGCGGCAAGTGAGCCGCGCTCAACCAGTTTAGTCAACTTCGCAGGTGCGGCGTTTTCGCTCGCGCTCATCCTCGGCGTAAGCTTTTGGGGATACAAGTTGATTGTGCGTGATGTCAGCGGGATCCCTGTGGTGCGCGCAATGGAAGGCGATATGCGGGTTCTGCCCGACAATCCCGGCGGTGGCGTTGCCGCGCATACCGGGCTTTCGGTGAATGAAGTTGCCGCGATGGGCGAAGCGGGCGGTCCCGAGGATCGTTTGGTGCTGGCGCCGCGCACGGCCGGATTGTCGCCTGAGGACCTTGATGTTCAACCCGCGCAAGAGGTGATCTCAACCGTATCGGCCGCCATTGAAGACGTCACAGCAGGGTTTGAAGCAGAGGTTTTCGAGAATGAAACCATCGCAGCCCCTGAAGTGCAGGATGATGCCACAGCACTGGCCGCGCAATTGGCAGCGTTGAGCACTGAACCACCCTTGGCGCAAGCCGAAGCGGCACAAGACCCGCGTGTCGTTCCGTCAACTGTGCCCGGTGTCGCGACATCGGTCCGCCCGGTGATCCGGCCCGCCAATATGCGTATTCCGGCACCGGTTGCTGCGGCAACAGCTGCGCCTGCCACAAGCGAAGTGGCCGTCACCACCGCTACCTTTCCTGTTGGCACCAACCTTGTGCAGCTTGGCGCTTTCCCCAACCCCAGCCTTGCCGCTGCTGAATGGGACCGGCTGCAATCGCAGTTTGGTAAGTTGATGGCGGGGCGCGAGCGCGTCATTCAGGTCAGCAACCAAAGCAGTGCCACGTGGTACCGTCTGCGTGCCAGCGGGTTTGAAGACCGCGCCGAAGCCCGCCGCCTGTGTGCCGCCTTGCAGGCCGAAGGTGCGGAATGTATTGCCGTGGTGGTCAACTAA